In Desulfovibrio aminophilus, the genomic stretch TCTGCCACCTGGGCGTGTCCGGCCGCGACCCCCTGCGGGCCCTGGACCGCGTGCCCCACGACCTGCTGGCCAACGTGCACTTCTCCGACGCCCGGGGTTTCCAGGAACACCTCCTGCCCGGCCAGGGAATCCTGCCCCTGCAAGGCGTCCTGGCCCGGCTTGCGGAGCGCGGCTACAGCCGGTACATCACCCTGGAAGTCCAGCCCGGCGCCCTGCCGTCCTCCGGTGTGGAGGCCGTGATCCGGCTCTCCGAACTCCGCGAATGGATGGAGCAATCCCTCACCGCCGGGCAACGGGAGGCCGCGCTGTGAACGATCCCGCCAAGTACCTCGACGCCGTGGCCCGGCCGGGCCAGAACGTGAACAACCTGTTCAACTTCCTGGGCATCGAGGTGGTCAGCATGGACGACGACAAGACCGTGCTGCGCCTCACCCCCCGCGCCGAAACCCTCCAGGGCGGAAACGTCCTGGCCGGAGGCGTCATCGCCACCCTCCTGGACGAAACCATGGCCCACGCCGTGCTGCGCACCCTGGCCCCGGGACAGACCACGGCCACCGTGGAAATGAGCGCCCGCTACTTCAACCCCGTGCCCGCCTCGGCCGTGGACGGCCCGCCCCTCGTCTGCGAGGCCCAGGTCGTGCGCCGGGGACAACGCATCGCCTTTGCCGAGGCGGAAATCCGCGACCACCAAGGCTCCACCGTGGCCCGTTGCAGCGCCTGCTTCGTCATCCGCTGACCGGCTTCGCCGGTCTC encodes the following:
- a CDS encoding PaaI family thioesterase, with translation MNDPAKYLDAVARPGQNVNNLFNFLGIEVVSMDDDKTVLRLTPRAETLQGGNVLAGGVIATLLDETMAHAVLRTLAPGQTTATVEMSARYFNPVPASAVDGPPLVCEAQVVRRGQRIAFAEAEIRDHQGSTVARCSACFVIR